One window of the Roseovarius sp. THAF9 genome contains the following:
- a CDS encoding TIGR02302 family protein: MAQSDNTTFNKVIRRLKRPLMLTWAGLIAERLVRAFWPLWSVVIAVCAALMLGLHDLAPVEIVWTLAIVSGLAALGFAVHGARRFAWPSRDEAIRRMDGVLPGHPLATIADRQAIGGGDTGSQALWRAHIARMEARAAGAKAVDPDLRLSRRDPFGLRYVALLALVVAVLFGSAWRAGTVSQMAPGSGAALASGPTWEGWIEPPAYTDLPSLYLNDQDGAFSAPEGSLVTLRFYGEVGALSMTETVSGRTEDIPPATDIEQSFEIAQDGTLRIDGPGGEEWTITALPDAPPEASISEGLEVTFDGQMSQPFAASDDHGVAGGTATFELALDEVDRRHGLTAEPDAREPIVLDLPLPITGDRADFTETLIENLSEHPWAHLPVRLTLNVRDERDQAGQSEPMVMDLPARRFFDPMAASVIEQRRDLLWAKSNARRVSQMLRAVSHNPEDGLFKSETAYLKLRVILRRLETFIDHDSLTDETQDELAQALWDLAVLLEDGDIGDALERMRAAQERLSEAMRNGASEEEIARLMQELRDATQDYLRQKSQMAQREGDQTDEPDWGQSENMQTLTDQDLQDMMDRIQELMEQGRFAEAQQALEEFQQMMENLRVTEGQQGQGGDNPGQQAMEGLAETLRDQQGLSDEAFRDLQEQFNPGAQAGESQGNEGRSGGQGQGQQHSQQGQGQQQGQGQQQGQGQQQGQQPGQGQGNQSAEGQQGNGAGALSERQEALRRELERQRQGLPNVGGEAGEDAREALDRAGRAMEGAEEALRGDDLPEAIDRQAEAMDALRDGMRSLGEALAENSQSQPGQGLAQSQTPGQFGEQDPLGRSQRGLAGDQGEFTAREDVYRRAGELLDEIRRRSGDTARPEVELDYLRRLLDRF, translated from the coding sequence ATGGCACAATCTGACAACACCACGTTCAACAAGGTCATCAGGCGGCTGAAGCGGCCCTTGATGCTGACCTGGGCCGGGCTGATAGCCGAGCGTCTGGTGCGGGCCTTCTGGCCGCTCTGGAGCGTGGTTATCGCGGTGTGCGCGGCCCTGATGCTTGGTCTGCACGACCTTGCGCCGGTGGAAATCGTCTGGACGCTGGCCATCGTTTCGGGGCTGGCCGCGCTGGGCTTTGCGGTACACGGGGCGCGCCGGTTCGCCTGGCCGTCGCGCGACGAGGCGATTCGACGGATGGATGGCGTGTTGCCGGGGCATCCGCTGGCGACAATTGCCGACAGGCAGGCCATCGGAGGCGGCGACACGGGGTCGCAGGCCCTGTGGCGGGCGCATATCGCGCGGATGGAAGCTCGCGCGGCCGGGGCCAAGGCGGTCGATCCGGACCTGCGGCTGTCGCGCCGGGATCCGTTCGGGCTGCGCTATGTCGCTTTGCTGGCGCTGGTCGTGGCGGTCTTGTTCGGGTCCGCCTGGCGGGCCGGCACGGTGTCGCAGATGGCCCCCGGCAGCGGTGCGGCGCTGGCCAGTGGACCGACATGGGAGGGCTGGATCGAACCGCCCGCCTATACCGATTTGCCGAGCCTGTACCTGAACGATCAGGACGGGGCGTTCAGCGCGCCCGAAGGCAGCTTGGTCACGCTGCGCTTTTACGGCGAGGTGGGCGCGCTGAGCATGACCGAAACGGTCTCGGGCAGGACCGAGGACATTCCGCCGGCCACGGATATCGAGCAAAGCTTCGAGATCGCACAGGACGGGACATTGCGGATTGATGGGCCCGGCGGTGAGGAATGGACGATCACGGCCCTGCCCGACGCGCCGCCCGAGGCGTCGATCTCGGAAGGGCTGGAGGTCACGTTCGACGGGCAGATGAGCCAGCCTTTCGCGGCCAGTGACGATCATGGCGTGGCCGGCGGCACCGCGACGTTCGAACTGGCGCTGGACGAGGTCGACCGGCGCCATGGCCTGACGGCGGAACCCGATGCGCGCGAGCCGATTGTGCTGGACCTGCCGCTGCCGATCACCGGGGACCGCGCGGATTTTACCGAGACCTTGATAGAGAACCTGTCCGAGCATCCGTGGGCGCATCTGCCGGTGCGCCTGACGCTGAACGTTCGGGACGAGCGCGACCAGGCGGGGCAGAGTGAGCCAATGGTGATGGATCTGCCCGCGCGGCGGTTTTTCGATCCGATGGCCGCGTCGGTGATCGAACAGCGGCGCGACTTGCTTTGGGCGAAATCCAATGCGCGCCGGGTGAGCCAGATGCTACGCGCGGTGTCGCACAACCCCGAGGATGGGCTTTTCAAGTCCGAGACGGCTTATCTGAAGCTGCGGGTGATCCTGCGGCGGCTGGAGACGTTCATCGACCATGACAGCCTGACCGACGAGACGCAGGACGAACTGGCGCAGGCACTGTGGGATCTGGCCGTGCTGCTGGAGGATGGCGATATCGGCGACGCGCTGGAGCGGATGCGGGCCGCGCAGGAACGGCTGAGCGAGGCCATGCGCAACGGCGCCAGCGAGGAAGAGATCGCGCGGCTGATGCAGGAATTGCGCGACGCGACTCAGGACTACCTGCGGCAGAAATCGCAGATGGCGCAGCGCGAGGGCGACCAGACCGATGAGCCCGACTGGGGCCAATCCGAGAACATGCAGACCCTGACCGACCAAGATCTGCAGGACATGATGGACCGTATTCAGGAGCTGATGGAGCAGGGCCGGTTTGCCGAGGCGCAGCAGGCGCTGGAAGAGTTCCAGCAGATGATGGAGAACCTGCGCGTGACCGAAGGTCAGCAGGGGCAGGGCGGCGACAATCCGGGCCAGCAGGCGATGGAAGGTCTGGCCGAAACGCTGCGTGACCAGCAGGGCCTGTCGGACGAGGCGTTCCGGGACTTGCAGGAACAGTTCAATCCCGGCGCGCAGGCCGGGGAGTCGCAGGGCAACGAGGGCCGTAGCGGCGGCCAAGGCCAGGGCCAGCAGCATTCGCAACAAGGCCAGGGCCAACAGCAGGGTCAGGGACAGCAGCAAGGGCAAGGCCAGCAACAGGGTCAGCAACCCGGTCAGGGCCAAGGCAACCAGTCCGCAGAAGGGCAGCAAGGCAACGGCGCTGGCGCCCTGTCCGAGCGGCAGGAAGCGCTGCGGCGCGAGTTGGAACGCCAGCGGCAGGGTCTGCCCAATGTCGGCGGCGAAGCCGGGGAAGATGCCCGCGAGGCGCTGGACCGGGCCGGACGCGCCATGGAGGGTGCAGAGGAAGCGCTGCGGGGCGACGACCTGCCCGAGGCGATCGACCGACAGGCCGAGGCGATGGACGCCCTGCGCGACGGGATGCGCAGCCTCGGCGAGGCGCTGGCCGAGAACAGCCAGTCCCAGCCAGGCCAAGGCCTGGCGCAAAGCCAGACACCGGGGCAGTTTGGCGAGCAGGATCCGCTTGGCCGGTCACAGCGCGGGCTGGCCGGGGACCAGGGTGAGTTCACCGCACGGGAAGACGTGTATCGCCGCGCCGGAGAGTTGCTGGACGAGATCCGCCGCCGGTCGGGCGATACGGCGCGCCCCGAGGTCGAGCTTGATTACCTGCGGCGGCTTCTGGACCGATTCTGA
- the lysA gene encoding diaminopimelate decarboxylase yields the protein MDHFLYRDGELHAEDVPVAEIAAQVGTPFYCYSTATLTRHFRLFDEALEGMPHLVCYAMKAASNQSILKTLAGLGAGMDVVSGGEYLRAKAAGVPGEKIVFSGVGKTREEMRIALEGGVRQFNVESEPEMAALSDVAMSLGVEVPITVRVNPDVDAKTHAKIATGKSENKFGIPIARAREVYAEAARLPGLKVIGIDVHIGSQLTDLEPFRLAYQKVAELTEVLRADGHEISRLDMGGGLGIPYERSNAAPPLPTDYGALIRETVGHLGCEIEIEPGRLVAGNAGILVSKVIYVKSGEGRDFLILDGAMNDLIRPAMYDAYHDIVPVREPAPGAEPAKYDIVGPVCESGDTFAKERVMPHVGEGDLVAFRSAGAYGAVMSSEYNTRPLVPEVLVHEHQFAVIRPRPTFDEMINRDTIPAWL from the coding sequence ATGGACCATTTTCTTTACCGAGACGGCGAGCTTCATGCCGAGGACGTGCCGGTGGCCGAGATTGCGGCGCAGGTGGGCACGCCGTTCTATTGTTATTCGACCGCGACCCTGACGCGGCATTTCCGGCTGTTCGACGAGGCGCTGGAGGGGATGCCGCACCTTGTGTGCTACGCCATGAAGGCGGCCAGCAACCAGTCGATCCTGAAGACGCTGGCGGGGCTTGGCGCGGGGATGGACGTGGTCTCGGGCGGCGAATATCTGCGTGCCAAGGCGGCGGGTGTGCCGGGCGAGAAGATCGTGTTTTCCGGCGTTGGCAAGACCCGCGAGGAAATGCGCATCGCGCTGGAAGGCGGCGTGCGGCAGTTCAACGTCGAGAGCGAGCCGGAGATGGCCGCGCTGTCGGACGTGGCGATGTCGCTGGGTGTGGAGGTGCCGATCACGGTGCGGGTGAACCCGGATGTGGACGCGAAAACCCACGCCAAGATCGCGACCGGCAAAAGCGAGAACAAGTTCGGCATCCCGATCGCCCGCGCGCGGGAAGTCTATGCCGAGGCCGCGCGGTTGCCGGGCCTCAAGGTGATCGGGATCGACGTTCATATCGGCAGCCAGCTGACCGATCTGGAGCCGTTCCGGCTGGCCTATCAGAAGGTGGCCGAGCTGACCGAAGTGTTGCGGGCGGATGGTCACGAGATATCCCGCCTTGATATGGGCGGCGGGCTTGGCATCCCTTATGAACGGTCGAACGCGGCGCCGCCGCTGCCCACCGATTACGGGGCACTGATCCGCGAAACGGTCGGGCACCTTGGCTGCGAGATCGAGATCGAGCCGGGGCGGCTGGTGGCGGGCAATGCCGGTATCCTTGTCAGCAAGGTGATCTACGTGAAATCGGGCGAAGGGCGTGATTTCCTGATCCTCGATGGCGCGATGAACGACCTGATCCGACCCGCGATGTATGATGCCTATCACGATATCGTCCCGGTGAGAGAGCCAGCGCCGGGCGCGGAGCCGGCCAAGTACGATATCGTCGGCCCGGTCTGCGAATCGGGCGATACCTTCGCAAAGGAGCGGGTCATGCCGCATGTGGGCGAAGGCGACCTTGTGGCGTTCCGCAGCGCGGGTGCGTACGGCGCGGTCATGAGCAGCGAGTACAATACAAGGCCGCTGGTTCCAGAAGTTTTGGTGCATGAGCATCAATTTGCCGTCATCAGGCCCCGGCCGACCTTTGACGAGATGATAAATCGCGATACCATCCCCGCATGGTTGTGA
- a CDS encoding AraC family transcriptional regulator, whose protein sequence is MLAETDLMIRGALIGVCFLCFILLWSSGRTRSKSYSLGAIALCLTASMAVEQGMGTVWSADARAVAFVLGHFMPLALTWFVLDVFMEDAERKRSGVPLLCLAAIVTGLCFAPSQLGSVQVALNLLLYAGLLWVVVTTAKGDLVEHRRSFRVVFVSAIVVFGVSKTLLDVSLPDAMRPAWYGTAHAVALLAFAIVFAHWALRPGSDIWTEEKPRPKPQTGDLRLVDKPALDRIETAMRNEIWRREGLTIGAMAEAVGLPEHRLRKAINRDLGFRNFASFVNGYRIDAAKAALAAPERSGQTVLEIAYDCGFASLAPFNKAFRMVTGQTPTDYRRTCLKDYASISA, encoded by the coding sequence ATGCTGGCGGAGACCGACCTGATGATACGCGGCGCCCTGATCGGCGTCTGCTTTTTGTGCTTCATCTTGCTGTGGTCGAGCGGCAGGACACGGTCGAAATCCTATTCCCTCGGCGCCATTGCCCTGTGCCTGACCGCCAGCATGGCGGTCGAACAGGGCATGGGCACGGTGTGGTCCGCAGACGCCAGGGCCGTAGCCTTTGTGCTGGGGCATTTCATGCCGTTGGCGCTGACGTGGTTCGTGCTGGACGTTTTCATGGAGGATGCGGAGCGTAAGCGCTCGGGTGTTCCGCTTTTATGCCTTGCGGCGATCGTGACCGGGCTCTGTTTTGCGCCGTCGCAGCTGGGCAGTGTGCAGGTGGCGCTGAACCTGCTGCTCTATGCCGGACTGTTGTGGGTGGTGGTCACCACGGCGAAGGGCGACCTTGTGGAGCACCGCAGGTCTTTCCGCGTCGTTTTCGTGAGTGCCATCGTGGTGTTCGGTGTGTCGAAAACGCTGCTGGATGTCTCCTTGCCCGACGCGATGCGGCCAGCGTGGTATGGCACGGCGCATGCGGTTGCATTGTTGGCGTTCGCGATTGTGTTTGCGCATTGGGCGTTGCGGCCGGGCAGTGACATATGGACCGAGGAGAAGCCGCGCCCGAAGCCGCAGACGGGAGACCTACGGCTGGTGGACAAGCCTGCGCTGGACAGGATCGAGACCGCGATGCGCAACGAGATCTGGCGGCGTGAGGGGCTGACCATCGGGGCCATGGCCGAGGCGGTGGGCCTGCCGGAGCACCGGCTGCGCAAGGCGATCAACCGGGACCTGGGGTTTCGCAATTTCGCCAGCTTTGTGAATGGCTACCGCATAGATGCCGCGAAGGCGGCGCTGGCCGCGCCGGAACGATCGGGTCAGACGGTTTTGGAAATCGCCTATGACTGCGGGTTTGCTTCGCTTGCGCCTTTCAATAAGGCCTTTCGGATGGTGACGGGGCAGACGCCCACCGATTACCGGCGGACCTGCCTGAAGGATTACGCCTCGATTTCCGCGTAA
- a CDS encoding DUF2834 domain-containing protein: MRYVFLALAVWGAIHPMAWFVAWFNANGYSLMGMVEAWHANAATSGLVWDLTIAAVALTLWVIWETVKVRDWLRLIAIPATFCIGVSCGLPLYLFLRMRRG, from the coding sequence TTGAGGTACGTGTTCCTTGCCCTGGCCGTCTGGGGGGCAATCCATCCGATGGCGTGGTTCGTCGCGTGGTTCAACGCGAACGGATACAGCCTGATGGGCATGGTGGAGGCATGGCACGCCAATGCCGCGACCAGCGGGCTGGTCTGGGACCTGACGATTGCCGCGGTTGCGCTGACCCTCTGGGTGATCTGGGAGACGGTAAAGGTGCGCGACTGGCTGCGCCTGATCGCGATACCGGCAACGTTCTGCATCGGTGTCAGTTGCGGTTTGCCGCTTTATCTGTTTCTGAGGATGCGGCGCGGGTGA
- a CDS encoding 1-acyl-sn-glycerol-3-phosphate acyltransferase, whose amino-acid sequence MRYAIQWVRSAVFVGQIYFMMLPIGIVFLPWALLSSKGANKACKTWCTWVRWSARWMVNVRTEVRGTPPQHECLIVAKHQSFLDIILIFGSVPAGKFIMKRELMYAPIIGQYALKLGCVPVDRGKRSQAIKKMIADVGRGRLRPGQLIIYPQGTRIAPGVKAPYKVGSSILYEEMAQECIPVATNVGLVWPRKGVMRHPGTGVVEFLPAIEAGLPKEEFMARLEDTVESNSNRLMREAGFEPDGVH is encoded by the coding sequence ATGAGATATGCTATCCAATGGGTCCGCTCTGCGGTGTTCGTGGGCCAGATCTATTTCATGATGCTGCCCATCGGGATCGTGTTCCTACCTTGGGCTCTGCTGTCCTCGAAAGGGGCCAACAAGGCCTGCAAAACGTGGTGCACGTGGGTTCGCTGGAGCGCCCGCTGGATGGTGAATGTCCGGACCGAAGTGCGTGGCACGCCGCCTCAGCATGAATGTCTGATCGTCGCCAAGCATCAGTCATTCCTTGATATTATCCTGATTTTCGGTAGCGTTCCGGCCGGCAAGTTCATCATGAAGCGCGAGTTGATGTACGCACCCATCATCGGGCAATATGCCCTGAAACTGGGCTGTGTGCCGGTCGACCGGGGCAAGCGCAGCCAGGCGATCAAGAAGATGATCGCGGATGTCGGACGGGGGCGCCTGCGGCCCGGACAGTTGATCATTTACCCGCAAGGCACGCGCATCGCGCCGGGGGTCAAGGCGCCCTACAAGGTGGGGTCGTCGATCCTCTATGAAGAGATGGCACAGGAGTGCATTCCGGTGGCGACGAATGTGGGCCTGGTCTGGCCGCGCAAGGGTGTCATGCGGCATCCCGGGACCGGGGTGGTGGAGTTCCTGCCGGCGATCGAGGCGGGGTTGCCGAAGGAAGAGTTCATGGCGCGGCTGGAAGACACGGTGGAGAGCAATTCCAACCGCCTGATGCGCGAAGCGGGGTTTGAGCCGGATGGAGTTCATTAA
- the argH gene encoding argininosuccinate lyase — translation MTDKTSNKMWGGRFAAGPDAIMEAINASIDFDKRLAAQDIAGSRAHAAMLAATGIVSDSAAEAMREGLLTVLSEIESGDFPFSKALEDIHMNVEARLKEVIGEPAGRLHTGRSRNDQVATDFKLWVRDQLDACDAALAALMKACLAQAEAGADWVMPGFTHLQVAQPVTWGHHMMAYVEMFGRDLSRVRDARVRMNECPLGAAALAGTSFPIDRDMTAKELGFDRPASNSLDAVSDRDFALEFLSVASICAMHLSRMAEELVIWSSAQFRFVTLSDRFSTGSSIMPQKKNPDAAELIRAKIGRIFGANVALTLVMKGLPLAYSKDMQEDKEQVFDAADNLMLALAAMEGMVRDMSANQGALEAAAGAGFSTATDLADWLVRVLGLPFRDAHHVTGALVAKAEAKGCDLPELSLEEMQSVHGDIDKTVYDVLGVHNSVASRMSYGGTAPEQVRMQVDRWKEILG, via the coding sequence ATGACAGACAAGACCTCTAACAAGATGTGGGGCGGCCGGTTCGCCGCCGGGCCCGATGCGATCATGGAGGCAATTAATGCCTCGATAGATTTCGACAAGCGCCTTGCGGCGCAGGATATCGCCGGGTCGCGCGCCCATGCGGCCATGTTGGCCGCGACGGGTATCGTCAGTGATAGCGCTGCCGAGGCGATGCGGGAAGGCCTGCTCACGGTGTTGTCAGAGATCGAAAGCGGGGATTTCCCGTTCTCGAAGGCGCTGGAAGACATTCACATGAATGTCGAGGCGCGTCTAAAAGAGGTGATCGGCGAGCCGGCGGGGCGGCTGCACACCGGGCGCAGCCGGAATGACCAGGTGGCAACGGACTTCAAGCTGTGGGTCCGCGATCAGCTGGATGCCTGCGATGCGGCGTTGGCGGCACTGATGAAAGCGTGCCTTGCGCAGGCCGAAGCCGGGGCGGATTGGGTGATGCCGGGGTTCACGCATCTGCAGGTGGCGCAGCCGGTGACGTGGGGGCATCACATGATGGCCTATGTCGAGATGTTCGGACGCGATCTGTCCCGCGTCCGCGACGCGCGCGTGCGGATGAACGAATGCCCGCTGGGCGCCGCTGCGCTGGCCGGGACATCCTTTCCCATCGACCGGGACATGACGGCTAAGGAGCTTGGGTTCGATCGACCGGCGTCCAACAGTCTGGATGCGGTCAGCGACCGGGATTTCGCGCTGGAGTTCCTGTCTGTCGCCAGCATTTGCGCCATGCACCTCAGCCGAATGGCCGAGGAACTGGTGATCTGGTCCTCGGCGCAGTTCCGGTTCGTGACGCTGAGCGACCGGTTCTCGACCGGGTCGAGCATCATGCCGCAGAAGAAGAACCCAGATGCCGCCGAGCTGATCCGCGCCAAGATTGGGCGCATTTTCGGGGCGAACGTGGCGCTGACGTTGGTGATGAAGGGCCTGCCGCTGGCCTATTCCAAGGACATGCAGGAGGACAAGGAGCAGGTCTTTGACGCCGCGGACAACCTAATGCTGGCACTGGCGGCGATGGAGGGGATGGTCCGCGACATGTCCGCCAACCAGGGCGCGCTGGAGGCGGCGGCGGGGGCTGGGTTTTCGACCGCGACGGACCTGGCCGACTGGCTGGTGCGGGTGCTGGGCCTGCCGTTCCGCGATGCGCATCACGTGACCGGGGCTTTGGTGGCCAAGGCCGAGGCCAAGGGATGCGACCTGCCGGAGCTGAGCCTGGAGGAGATGCAATCGGTGCATGGCGATATCGACAAAACGGTCTATGATGTCCTTGGTGTGCACAATTCTGTCGCCTCGCGGATGAGCTATGGCGGGACCGCGCCGGAACAGGTGCGCATGCAGGTTGATCGCTGGAAGGAGATCCTGGGATGA
- a CDS encoding zinc-ribbon domain-containing protein: MPHGTHMCNDYGTSVIAPFPGPLFVRKVCQTIGWGIPVRRKAAGGKMRLICPNCGAQYEVPTEVIPASGRDVQCSDCGSTWFQHHPDHPPEEPQAAEDDLANQEQYEPEDTSSGLGSDADYGADEEEDDTSSANAEVRADPHPSADDDTYEEEDEDTPEDHTAPASEHKRREIDPAVADVLREEAERESRAREQDNRGTVETQQELGLQDTDNDAQRRSEEARARMARLRGEPEAQKTDAEMDEIDPSSRSNLLPDIDEINSSLDSDGNKEQPRSVSAAGDTTVATRKSGFRSGFRLAVILAVLGLLLYVFAPQLSGAVPQLADPLTGYVEMVNAWRAGLNDFIQGVAASLSEDGVADG; this comes from the coding sequence ATGCCCCACGGGACACACATGTGCAACGACTACGGCACTTCGGTGATTGCCCCCTTTCCCGGTCCGTTATTTGTGCGTAAGGTATGCCAAACAATAGGCTGGGGTATCCCGGTCAGGCGGAAGGCAGCGGGTGGCAAGATGCGGTTGATATGCCCGAATTGCGGGGCGCAATACGAAGTCCCTACAGAAGTCATTCCCGCAAGCGGGCGCGACGTGCAATGTTCCGATTGCGGGAGCACCTGGTTCCAGCACCATCCCGACCATCCCCCCGAAGAGCCTCAGGCAGCGGAAGATGATCTTGCCAATCAGGAGCAGTACGAGCCCGAAGACACGTCCTCCGGGCTTGGATCGGACGCGGACTATGGCGCAGACGAGGAGGAGGACGACACCTCCTCTGCCAACGCCGAGGTCAGAGCTGACCCGCACCCGTCGGCGGACGACGACACGTACGAAGAAGAGGACGAGGATACTCCGGAAGACCACACCGCACCCGCATCCGAACACAAGCGACGCGAGATCGACCCCGCCGTGGCCGACGTTCTTCGCGAAGAGGCCGAGCGTGAATCCCGCGCGCGCGAACAAGACAACCGCGGTACCGTCGAGACCCAGCAGGAGCTTGGGCTTCAGGACACCGACAACGACGCACAGCGCCGCTCGGAAGAGGCCCGCGCCCGTATGGCCCGCCTGCGCGGCGAACCGGAAGCGCAAAAAACCGATGCCGAGATGGACGAGATCGACCCCTCGTCGCGCAGCAACCTGCTGCCCGATATCGACGAGATCAACTCGTCGCTCGATTCCGACGGCAATAAGGAACAGCCAAGATCCGTGTCAGCGGCCGGCGATACCACGGTTGCCACCCGCAAGAGCGGCTTCCGCTCAGGGTTCCGGCTGGCGGTCATCCTCGCGGTTCTGGGCTTGCTGCTTTACGTGTTCGCGCCGCAATTGTCCGGGGCGGTCCCGCAACTGGCCGATCCGCTGACGGGTTATGTCGAGATGGTGAATGCCTGGCGAGCCGGTCTCAACGACTTTATTCAGGGCGTGGCCGCCTCATTGTCCGAAGACGGCGTCGCCGACGGCTGA
- a CDS encoding TlpA disulfide reductase family protein — protein sequence MNSLKSIVLYMALAVGANGAAAQPADIADLRDGDMKKLVVHSEAKAVPAEAFKSEDGGDMTLSDYEGKITLVNFWATWCAPCRHEMPMLSDLQDQLGGDDFEVVTIASGRNAPAAMKKFFDEIGVDNLPLHADPKMGLSRQMGVLGLPVTVILDREGREIARLQGDADWSSDSAKTILQALIDAGA from the coding sequence ATGAATTCGCTGAAGTCCATCGTCCTTTATATGGCCCTCGCAGTCGGTGCAAACGGCGCAGCAGCCCAGCCCGCGGATATTGCCGACCTGCGCGACGGTGACATGAAAAAGCTGGTGGTGCATTCCGAGGCCAAGGCGGTGCCTGCCGAGGCCTTCAAATCCGAGGATGGCGGCGACATGACCCTGTCGGACTACGAGGGCAAGATCACCTTGGTCAATTTCTGGGCCACATGGTGCGCGCCTTGCCGCCACGAGATGCCGATGCTGTCGGACCTGCAAGACCAGCTTGGAGGCGACGATTTCGAGGTCGTCACCATCGCCTCAGGCCGCAACGCGCCCGCGGCGATGAAAAAGTTCTTTGACGAGATCGGTGTCGACAACCTGCCGCTTCACGCCGACCCCAAAATGGGCCTGTCGCGCCAGATGGGCGTGCTCGGCCTGCCCGTCACCGTCATCCTTGACCGCGAGGGCCGCGAGATCGCCCGCCTTCAGGGCGATGCCGACTGGAGCTCGGACAGCGCCAAGACCATTCTGCAAGCCCTGATCGACGCGGGCGCCTAG
- a CDS encoding cell division ATP-binding protein FtsE gives MIELENVAYSYGGGELLSDVSLKLQAGSFHFLTGPSGAGKTTLLKLCYGALMPTAGEVRLFDTDVRAMERDDIAYARRRIGVVHQDCQFLDHMSVADNISLPMMVSGRDLLNESANLKELIGWVGLKARADALPPELSGGERQRAALARSIIMSPDAVLADEPTGNVDWEMSQRLLRLLIELNRMGKTIMVATHDLALIRAAKTHVQARVLRISNRRLQLAGADL, from the coding sequence GTGATCGAGCTGGAAAACGTCGCCTACAGCTATGGCGGGGGGGAATTGCTGAGTGATGTCTCGCTCAAGCTGCAGGCCGGGTCATTTCATTTCTTGACCGGCCCGTCGGGAGCGGGCAAGACCACGCTTCTGAAGCTGTGTTACGGGGCCCTGATGCCCACGGCTGGCGAGGTCCGGCTGTTCGACACGGATGTGCGCGCGATGGAGCGGGACGACATCGCCTATGCACGGCGGCGGATCGGGGTGGTGCATCAGGATTGTCAGTTTCTTGATCACATGAGTGTTGCCGACAATATCTCCTTACCGATGATGGTGTCCGGGCGTGACCTGCTCAACGAGTCCGCGAACCTCAAGGAACTGATCGGCTGGGTGGGTCTCAAGGCGCGGGCCGACGCCCTGCCGCCGGAGTTGTCGGGCGGGGAGCGTCAGCGGGCGGCGCTGGCGCGGTCCATCATCATGTCGCCGGACGCGGTGCTGGCAGACGAACCCACGGGCAACGTCGACTGGGAGATGTCGCAGCGTCTGCTGCGCCTGCTGATCGAGTTGAATCGGATGGGCAAGACGATCATGGTCGCCACCCATGACCTCGCCCTGATCCGGGCCGCGAAAACCCATGTCCAGGCACGGGTGCTGCGGATATCGAACCGGCGGCTGCAACTGGCGGGGGCGGACCTGTGA
- a CDS encoding ABC transporter permease: protein MGDAQADRVVPPTGFTASLTVFSAGAMSFLAVFALALSMATGRLADRWGSELARSSTIRISAPEGQMAAQTAATLKILQTTKGVASARALDPDEQRALLEPWFGPDLPVDTLPIPQLIEVVEEGEGFDAGGLRLRLSAEVPGAILDDHTRWRRPLVSAATRLRMLGYISILLIGAATAAMITLAANAALAANTQVIGVLRLVGARDSYIAQAFVRRFTLRALTGGAVGTVVAGLAVFLLPAAQEEGGFLTGLGFHGWQWLWLLVIPPLAAAVAFAATQAAARKTLKETP, encoded by the coding sequence ATGGGCGACGCGCAGGCCGACCGCGTGGTGCCGCCCACAGGATTCACGGCCTCGCTGACGGTGTTCAGCGCGGGCGCGATGTCGTTTCTGGCGGTGTTCGCGCTGGCCTTGTCGATGGCGACGGGACGGCTGGCCGATCGCTGGGGATCGGAACTGGCGCGGTCCTCGACTATTCGGATTTCCGCGCCCGAAGGGCAAATGGCGGCGCAGACCGCGGCCACGCTGAAGATCCTTCAGACGACCAAGGGCGTCGCCTCGGCCCGGGCGCTGGACCCCGACGAACAGCGCGCCTTGCTGGAGCCGTGGTTCGGCCCCGACCTGCCGGTGGATACCCTGCCGATCCCGCAGTTGATCGAGGTCGTTGAGGAGGGCGAGGGGTTCGATGCAGGCGGGCTGCGCCTGCGGCTGTCGGCCGAGGTCCCGGGGGCGATCCTTGATGACCATACCCGGTGGCGGCGACCGTTGGTCAGTGCCGCGACGCGCCTGCGCATGCTGGGGTATATATCCATCCTGCTGATCGGGGCGGCGACGGCGGCGATGATCACGCTGGCGGCCAATGCCGCGCTGGCGGCGAACACGCAGGTGATCGGCGTGCTGCGCCTTGTGGGGGCGCGGGACAGCTATATCGCGCAGGCTTTCGTGCGGCGGTTCACGCTGCGCGCCCTGACCGGAGGCGCCGTGGGCACCGTGGTGGCCGGGCTGGCGGTGTTCCTGTTGCCTGCCGCGCAGGAAGAGGGTGGGTTCCTGACAGGCTTGGGCTTTCACGGTTGGCAGTGGCTCTGGCTGCTGGTGATCCCGCCGCTGGCCGCTGCGGTCGCCTTTGCGGCGACACAGGCTGCTGCCCGCAAGACGTTGAAGGAAACGCCATGA